In Burkholderia savannae, one genomic interval encodes:
- a CDS encoding glycosyltransferase family 4 protein gives MRIAQIAPLTESVPPKLYGGTERVVSYITEALVDLGHDVTLFASGDSITRAKLDAVWPRALRLDSSIRDRIAPHMLLMETVARRARDFDVLHFHMDYYSFSVFKRQETPFVTTLHGRLDLPEQQPVFDTFDTAPVISISNAQRQPMPQAKWLTTVHHGLPETLYTPQPVEQSYLAFLGRISPEKRVDTAIRIAQRCGMRIRIAAKIDAADEEYFEREIKPLFALPHVEFIGEIADHEKAAFLSGAHALLFPIDWPEPFGLVMIEAMACGTPVIAFNRGAVPEVIDEGVSGFIVEDEISAVAAVNRLYTLPRNRVRARFEERFTSRRMAQQYVDVYQSLIRAQKRSRFKVIDSAS, from the coding sequence ATGAGAATTGCGCAGATCGCTCCGTTGACCGAATCGGTGCCGCCGAAGCTGTACGGCGGAACCGAGCGCGTCGTGTCGTACATCACCGAGGCGCTCGTCGACCTGGGGCATGACGTGACGCTGTTCGCGAGCGGCGATTCGATCACGCGCGCGAAGCTCGACGCGGTGTGGCCGCGCGCGCTGCGGCTCGATTCGTCGATCCGCGACCGGATCGCGCCGCACATGCTGCTGATGGAGACCGTCGCGCGCCGCGCGCGGGATTTCGACGTGCTCCATTTCCACATGGATTACTACTCGTTCTCGGTCTTCAAGCGGCAGGAGACGCCGTTCGTGACGACGCTGCACGGCCGCCTCGATCTGCCGGAGCAGCAGCCGGTGTTCGACACGTTCGACACCGCGCCCGTGATCTCGATCTCGAACGCGCAGCGCCAGCCGATGCCGCAGGCGAAGTGGCTGACGACGGTCCATCACGGGTTGCCCGAGACGCTCTACACGCCGCAGCCCGTCGAGCAGTCGTATCTCGCGTTCCTCGGCCGGATCTCGCCGGAAAAGCGCGTCGACACGGCGATCCGGATCGCGCAGCGCTGCGGGATGCGCATTCGCATCGCGGCGAAGATCGACGCGGCGGACGAAGAGTATTTCGAGCGCGAGATCAAGCCGCTCTTCGCGCTGCCGCACGTCGAGTTCATCGGCGAGATCGCCGATCACGAGAAGGCGGCGTTCCTGTCGGGCGCGCATGCGCTGCTGTTTCCGATCGACTGGCCCGAGCCGTTCGGCCTCGTGATGATCGAGGCGATGGCGTGCGGCACGCCCGTCATCGCGTTCAACCGCGGCGCGGTGCCGGAGGTGATCGACGAGGGCGTGTCGGGCTTCATCGTCGAGGACGAGATCAGCGCCGTCGCGGCCGTGAACCGGCTGTACACGCTGCCGCGCAACCGGGTGCGCGCGCGCTTCGAGGAGCGCTTCACGTCGCGCCGGATGGCGCAGCAATACGTCGACGTCTATCAATCGCTGATTCGCGCGCAGAAGCGCTCGCGCTTCAAGGTGATCGATTCGGCGTCTTGA
- a CDS encoding BPSL1445 family SYLF domain-containing lipoprotein — MQKRNLVLKAAAALVVGSLALAGCTTTPDKPANAATNASKRQAIDASTDATLSRLYSTVPGSRELVAKSRGVLVFPDVIQAGLIIGGQTGNGSLRVGGATVGYYNTSSLSVGLQAGAQSKAIVFLFMTQDALDKFRNSDGWAAGADASVALVKMGANGAIDTTTATAPVEVIVLTNAGLMGDVSISGTKVTKLKI, encoded by the coding sequence ATGCAGAAACGCAATCTCGTGTTGAAAGCCGCCGCCGCGCTCGTCGTGGGCAGCCTGGCGCTCGCCGGTTGCACGACGACGCCGGACAAGCCCGCCAACGCAGCGACCAACGCGTCGAAGCGTCAAGCCATCGATGCGAGCACGGACGCCACGCTGTCGCGTCTATACTCGACGGTGCCCGGCTCGCGTGAGCTCGTCGCGAAGTCGCGCGGCGTGCTCGTGTTCCCGGACGTGATCCAGGCCGGCCTCATCATCGGCGGCCAGACGGGCAACGGCTCGCTGCGCGTGGGCGGCGCGACGGTCGGCTACTACAACACCTCGTCGCTGTCGGTCGGCCTGCAGGCGGGCGCGCAATCGAAGGCGATCGTGTTCCTGTTCATGACGCAGGACGCGCTCGACAAATTCCGCAACTCCGACGGCTGGGCGGCCGGCGCCGACGCGTCGGTCGCGCTCGTGAAGATGGGCGCGAACGGCGCGATCGACACGACCACGGCGACCGCGCCCGTCGAAGTGATCGTGCTGACGAACGCCGGGCTGATGGGCGACGTGTCGATCAGCGGCACGAAGGTCACGAAGCTGAAGATCTGA
- a CDS encoding PsiF family protein produces MKIRSLMAALLVGGVLATPAFAANSQQDKMKACNAQAAGKTGDERKAFMKDCLSAKPAKKMSQQEKMKACNTQAAGKTGDDRKAFMKGCLSAKPAA; encoded by the coding sequence ATGAAGATCCGATCGCTGATGGCCGCGCTGCTCGTCGGCGGCGTGCTGGCAACGCCTGCATTCGCCGCAAACAGCCAGCAGGACAAGATGAAGGCATGCAATGCGCAGGCCGCCGGCAAGACGGGCGACGAGCGCAAGGCGTTCATGAAGGACTGTCTGTCGGCGAAGCCGGCGAAGAAGATGTCGCAGCAGGAAAAGATGAAGGCCTGCAACACGCAAGCCGCCGGCAAGACGGGCGACGATCGCAAGGCGTTCATGAAGGGCTGCCTGTCGGCGAAGCCCGCCGCCTGA